The segment AAACGGCCTTGCTGGAACTTGAAGATACGCCGGAGGATTCCGAGCTTGTCGATCGAGTCTTTCGTGCGATGCATACCATCAAAGGCTCCGGTGCCATGTTCGGGTTTGACGATGTTGCGCATTTTACGCACGACGTGGAAACCGTTTTTGATATGGTCCGCGGGGGCGATGTTCCAGTCTCCAAGGAACTGCTTGATCTGACTTTGGGCGCACGGGATCACATTCTGGAATTACTCGAGGATGACACCGGAAAGGCTGCAGGATCCCCCCAATCCAAAGCCATTATCGCGGGATTGCGTAATCTGTCCGGGATGGGCAGTGGTACCGATTCTGTCGAACGGCCTGAGGTCGCTCAGGATGATTCCGGCGATTCCGATTCCGTTGTCACCTATCGAGTGCGCTTCAAACCCGAGCAGGGTGTCTTCAGTTCAGGGACAAACCCTCTGGCTTTGATCGAGGAATTGACCGAAATGGGCATGCATCAGGTTGTTGCTCATATCGAAAATATCCCGCCCCTTTCGGAATTGGATCCTGAAGACTGCCATGTCTGGTGGGATGTCGTGCTGGCCACGGATAAGGGTGAAGACGGGATTCGTGACGTGTTCATCTTTGTGGAAGACGATTGCGAATTGATGATTCAGACCATCGACAAGCTGGGGGCACTGGAAAACGATACCAGTTACAAGCGTCTGGGCGAAATTCTGGTGGAGCGTGGCGATCTGACTCAGGACGACCTGAAGGGTGTGCTGGGCGAACAGAAGCGCCTGGGGGATTTGCTGACCGAAGCCGGAGTCGTCTCCGAGGAGCAGATTCAATCTGCGTTGGCCGAGCAGCATGCCGTGCAGTCGATGCGCAAGGTCAAGAAAGAACAGACTACAGCTTCCAGCATTCGTGTGGCCGCTGACAAGCTCGACTATCTGGTGGATCTGGTGGGTGAACTGGTGATTGTGCAGGCTCAGATCACCCAGGTTGCCGGAGAAAAGAGCGATCAGGAATTTATTGAGCTCGCCGAGGAGCTTGAGCGGTTGACCGACGAGTTACGTGACTCGACGCTGTCGGTGCGTATGCTGCCCATTGGCTCTACGTTCTCCAAGTTTCGGCGTTTGGTCAGGGATTTGTCCGACGAGTTGGGCAAGAAGATTGAGTTGACCACCAGCGGGGCGGAAACCGAACTGGACAAGACCGTTATCGAGCGTTTGAACGACCCGTTGGTTCATCTGCTGCGTAATTCCATTGATCATGGCATTGAGCCTCCTGAAATCAGGGACGCCGCGGGTAAACCGACTGCAGGTACTATTTTTCTTTCCGCAGAACATGCGGGAGGTGAGGTCCTGATCACCATCAAGGATGATGGGGCGGGGATGGATAGCAATACCATCCTGGCCAAAGGGGTTGAGCGCGGGCTGGTGCCCAAGGATGCCGACCTGAGCGATAAGGACATCTTCAATCTGATTTTTGCCCCCGGATTCTCTACTGCGAATAAGGTCACCAGTGTCTCTGGTCGCGGAGTGGGCATGGACGTTGTCAAGCGCGGCATCGATGCCCTGCGCGGGTCCATCGATGTGGATAGCAAGCGTGGCGAAGGGACGGTGATTACCGTGCGGCTGCCTTTGACCCTGGCCATTATCGACGGTCTGCAGATCAAGGTGGAGGATGAGCATTATGTGATTCCCCTGTCCTTGGTGGAGGAATGCGTCGAACTCATGCAGACCGAGGAAGAACGGGCCCGTGAACAACAGGTGCTCAACCTGCGTGGCGACATTGTTCCTTATATCCGTTTGCGTGATTGGTTTACCGTGCCTGGAATTGCTCCCGAGATTGAGCAGGTTGTGGTCACCGGATTTGATGGAAGTCGAATCGGGATTGTGGTGGATAACGTCATTGGCGAACACCAGACCGTGATCAAGAGTCTGGGCCGTGTCTATCGTGATGTGGATGGCATCTCCGGGGCGACCATCAAGGGGGATGGGTCCATGGCGCTGATTCTGGACGTGCCTCAAATTATCCGCACTGCGTCCGCAAGTCGGATTTGACGGAGGCGACGATGACAGCATTGGAGTCCTCTTCCTCCACCCACGCAGCCGGAACGAATTCTCTGTGCCCGACCAGGGCTCGCTCCATGAGTGACAAGGATTTCAAGCGCTTTGCCGAGTTCATCCACGAGGAATGCGGTATCAAGCTGCCTCCTTCCAAAAAGACCATGCTTGAAGCGCGTTTGCAGAAAAGGCTGCGTGCGTTGGGATATGGGGATTACAGGGAGTATTGCGAATTTCTGTTCACTCCAGAGGGTATGGAATGTGAACTGTGCAACCTGATTGATCAGGTCACTACGAATACCACGGATTTCTTCCGTGAGCCCAAGCATTTCGAGTATCTGTATTCAACGCTGCTGCCTAAGTGGATGGCGCGGCAGGGCGCCCAGCGCGCGCTCAACATCTGGAGCGCTGGTTGTTCCATCGGAGCCGAACCCTATACCATGGCCTGTGTGTTGTCCGACTTCAAGGAGAAGTACTCGCAATTTCGCTTCCGCATCCTGGCGACGGACATCTCCAACGAGGTGTTGGGAAAGGCGGCCCGCGGCATTTACACGCAGGAGCAGGCAAGGGGGGTTCCCGGAAACACCCTGCGCAAGTATTTCATGCGTAGCAAGGATCGCAGCAAGAAGCTCGTTCGTGTGGCCCCGGAGATTCGGAGGCAGGTTGAATTCAGGCAACTGAACTTCATGGAGTCGTTCAAATTTCGCGAGCCCAAGGATATTATTTTTTGCCGTAATGTGATCATTTATTTCGACAAGCCCACCCAGGCCGGTTTGATGAAGAAGTTCTGTGCGAACCTAAAACCCGGTGGGTATTTGTTCATTGGCCATTCGGAAAGTCTGGCCGGTCAGTCTCTGCCACTGGAACAGGTGGCTCCGACGATCTATAGAAAATCCTGACGGAGCCTGGCTTGTCATGGGGAGATGTATGGGAAAGAAAATCAAGGTTCTCATTGTTGATGACTCGGCTGTGGTGCGCAACACCATGGCCGATTTGATCTCTTCCGACCCAGAGCTTGAGGTGATGGATACTGCTGCCGACCCTTTTGTGGCAGCGAAGAAAATGGAGATCGAGGTTCCCGACGTGATTACTCTGGACGTCGAGATGCCCCGCATGGACGGACTGACTTTTCTCAAGAAAATCATGAGCCAGCATCCCATTCCGGTGGTGATGTGTTCTACCTTGACTGAAAAAGGTTCCGAAACCCTGATGCGTGCTCTTGAATACGGAGCCGTGGATATTATTCAGAAGCCGAAACTGGGCACCAAACAGTTTTTGGAAGAATCCAGAATTCGCATCACCGATGCCGTTAAGGCTGCGGCCCGGGTCAAGGTGGAAAAGCTGAGAGTCCGCAAGAAGATCAAGATTCAGCCCAAATTGTCGGCTGATGCCGTGATCGATGGGCCCGCCCCCAAGATGAATAAGCTGCAGACCACGGAAAAGGTTGTGGCTGTGGGGGCTTCAACCGGCGGAACCGAGGCGTTACGTATCTTTTTGGAAGCCTTGCCCCGCAACTGTCCTGGGGTGGTCATTGTTCAGCACATGCCAGAAATGTTCACAGCGGCCTTTGCCCAGCGCCTGGACTCCACCTGCATGATCAAGGTCAAGGAAGCCGCCGACGGAGATACGGTGCTTCCCGGGCAAGCCCTTATCGCCCCTGGGAATAAGCATATGCTGTTGAAACGGAGTGGGGCACGTTATTATGTCGAGCTCAAGGATGGTCCGCTGGTGCGTCGCCATCGACCCAGTGTGGATGTGCTGTTCCGTTCATCTGCGAGGTATGGCGGCAGCAATATTCTGGGTGTGATCATGACGGGCATGGGCGACGACGGCGCCGTTGGTATGAAAGAAATGAAGGACGCAGGGGCCTATAATATCGCTCAAGATGAGGCAAGTTGTGTGGTCTATGGCATGCCCGGTGAGGCCGTGAAGGCTGGCGGTGTGGACAAGATTATGCCCTTGGAAGCAATTGCGCCGGAGGTTGTGCGATTGGGGGCAAGTTAGCCTGATCTGTTGAATGACACTGATCACGCCGTCTGGAGATTCTTCAGGCGGCTTTTTGCTGGTTTTCAGGGCTATTTCTTTTTGCCGTCGTTGTGGCGGTAGACCAGGACCTGCACCTGTTCGCGCACCACCAGTCCTTCGCCGATCATCTCGTCGAGCAGCGGCAGGAAATCGTCTATCTTGCTGGGCTCGTCCACGATTTCGGTAATAATGGGCAAGTCTTCGGACAGGCGCAGTATCTTCGAGGTGTGAACTCGGCTGTTGGCGCCGAAGCCTGCTATACCCCGTAGTACCGTAGCTCCGGCAAAGCCGCTCTTGCGGGCTTGCTCCACGATGGCTTCGTGCACCGGACGGCCCTTGTAATGGTCGTTTTCACCGGTGTAAATCCTCAGCCGCTCAGCATTTTTTGGTAGCTGCATGGTATTGTTCTCCTGCGAAGTCCTTGGCTTTATGGAACCAGCCGTGCCAACTTGAGCCCGGCGAACAGTACGGCAAAGCCAATCAGGTTCTGTCCCGTGATGTTCACGACTGCAAAGATCCATTGTCCTGCACGCATCAGGGCAACGGATTCGAAGGCAAATGTGGAAAAGGTGGTGAACGCCCCCATGAAGCCGGTCAGGACGATGACCCTGGCTTGTGGCCCGAAGGCAGCACGTTCTTCCAGTATCCCCCAGACCAGGCCGAAGAGCAGACAACCCAGCATGTTGACCGCAAAGGTTCCGAGCGGGAACGAGCCCCCGGCCCAGCGTTGGACCAATCCTGCCAGTCCATAGCGCGAAAGGGCACCGGCTCCTCCGGCAAGGGCGATGAGCACAAGTTTCTGCACGCGCGTGTTCCTCCATGCGCCGTTGCGGTTTCGCCCGGGACGGTTTACCCTTGGAAAAACAGCCCCTAAGCGGGTGAGGGGAGCATTTCCATGCCGATGGAGACGGAACTCAAATATCTCGGCGTGAACCTGGACGACGTGCGCCACAGGCTACAGGCTTTGGGCGCGGATTTCCAGGGAAAGCGCTTTGAATCCAATATCGTGTTTGACGATGAGCAGCGTTCCCTCAAGGGGCGTGGTATTCTGGTGCGCCTGCGTGACGACGGGCGGCGGATTCTGACGTTGAAACGACCTCCTGCGGGACCCGTTCCTGAGGGCGTCAAGGCCTGGGACGAACATGAAACCAGGATTGACGATCCCGGGGTTATCGAAACGTTGTTGGGGACTCTGGGTTACGCTCCGGCTTTTTCCTATGAGAAAGTCCGTGAGGAGTGGATCTTGGAGGGCTGTCATATCTGTCTGGACCAGATGCCTTTTGGCGACTTCCTGGAGATCGAAGGTGATCCTCTTGCCATCCCGGTTGCTGCCTCTGCTCTGGGTGTGAAATCCTGTGAGGCTTCTACCAAGAATTACCATCAGCTCAATCGCGAGCATCGCGAAGCCGTCGGCCTTGAACCACGGGAGAGCTTTGTTTTTGATTCCGATAAAAAAAAGGCTCTGCTGGCTCAATTGTCCAAGGCTTCAGAATCTGGACAAATCCCCCACAGGTCTTAGTTCTGGGGGTGGTTTCAATGTTTTTCTCTTGTGGTGACCGGTTGGTTGACGTATTCTGTTTGTAATGGAGGAATTCCCGTTTCCCAAGGTGGGGCGGGGCTTCCTGTAACGTAGGAGGAGTCCACGGTGGCGGATCCTTTCGCGCGGCCCGGGGAACCGGGTGTCTATATCGAGGATGAGGTTCGCGAGCCGCGTAAGTACAAGGTGCTGCTGCACAACGACGACTACACGACCATGGAGTTTGTCGTTCGCGTCCTGACAGCCGTGTTTTCCAAGTCCGAGGTCGAGGCCATGGATATCATGCTCAAGATCCACAATGAAGGCATCGGCGTTTGCGGCATTTTCACGGCAGAGGTTGCGGAAACCAAGGTTGCCCTTGTGCGGCAGTTGGCTGCCCGAGATGGATTTCCTCTCAAGTGTACAATGGAAGAGGTGTAGATGCTCTCTAAGCGCCTGGAAAATGTCCTGAGTTCGGCTGTTAAGGAAGTCAAGAGACGCAACCACGAATACCTGACGCTGGAACACCTTTTGTACGCGATGCTGCTCGAAGAAACCGGGCGGGACATCATGGTCAATTGCGGCGTAAATGTTATCCGGCTGAAGCATCAGCTGGAGCGCTTCTTTATTGATCATATGGAGATTCTGCCCGACGACACTCCCAGCGAGGTCGTGCAGACCCTTGGTGTGCAGCGCGTGCTGCAGCGTGCCATTTTGCAGATTCAGTCCGCCAGCAAGGACAAGGTCCGTGTTGGTGATGTGTTGGCGGCCCTGTTTGAGGAAGAGGATTCCTACGCGGTCTACTTCCTGAAGTCACACGGTGTGACTCGTCTTGATGTGTTGGATTATATTTCGCACGGCGGTGGCAAGCCCGAAGATGGTGGTGGTTGGTCCATGCCAGGGAATCAGGGGCCGGCCCGTGATGTCGGGGAACCTGAGCGTCCGGTGCGTGAGGGCGATTCCATGCTGGAGCAGTTTACGGTGGACCTTACCGAGACTGCCCGCAAGGGTGAGATCGACCCCCTTATCGGGCGTGACCACGAGATTCAGCGAGCTGTGCAGGTGCTTTCGCGCCGTCGTAAGAACAACCCGTTGTTTGTTGGCGACCCCGGAGTGGGCAAGACGGCCCTGGCCGAGGGATTGGCGTTGCGCATTGTCGAGGGCCGGGTCCCGGAGGAATTTCTCGAGACCCGTATCTTTGCCTTGGACATGGGGTCCATGCTGGCGGGGACCAAGTATCGCGGCGACTTCGAAGCCCGGATGAAGGGTGTGATCAAGGAATTGTCCGCCATCCCCGGCTCCATTCTCTTTGCCGATGAGATTCACACCATTGTCGGGGCCGGGGCGACCACCGGAGGCACCATGGATGCTTCGAATATTCTGAAGCCCGTGTTGCAATCGGGCAAGATGCGCTGCATTGGCTCCACCACCTATGAGGAATTCAAGAACCATTTCGAGAAGGATCGTGCCCTGTCACGTCGCTTCCAGAAGATTGACGTGCCCGAACCCTCGGTGGACGAGACCTTCGAGATTTTGAAGGGATTGTCTTCCTACTACGAGGCGCACCACGGGGTGCATTATACTCATGGCGCATTGCGTAGTGCAGCGGAACTGTCAGCCCGGCATGTGGCCGACCGGTTCCTGCCCGACAAGGCCATTGACGTCATCGACGAGGCAGGCGCAGCCTACAAGCTCAAGAAGCGTCGTCGCAAGGGAGATGATATTCGTCCACAGGATATCGAAGCTGTCATCGCCCGTATGGCGAGAATTCCTGTGAACCGCATCACGACCACGGACCGCGAACGCCTGCGCAATCTGGAGCCTGATCTGAAGACCCGTGTCTTTGGGCAGGATAGGGCCGTGGAGGCGTTGTCCCAATCCATCAAGCGGGCTCGTGCCGGGTTGCGTCAACAGGGCAAGCCCACGGGCAGTTTCCTGTTCGTTGGTCCCACGGGCGTGGGCAAGACCGAATTGGCCCGCCAACTGGCAGCCAGCCTTGGTGTGAATTTTGTTCGTTTCGACATGAGTGAATACATGGAGAAGCATGCCGTCTCGCGTCTGATCGGAGCGCCTCCGGGGTACGTCGGTTTTGACCAGGGAGGACTGCTGACTGACGCCATTCGCAAGAATCCTTATACGGTATTGTTGATGGATGAGATCGAGAAGGCTCATCCGGATGTATTTAACATCCTGTTGCAGGTCATGGACTATGCAACACTGACGGATAATAACGGGCGCAAGGCCGACTTCTCGCATGTGATTCTGCTCATGACCTCCAATGTCGGGGCCTGGGAGGCCAGCGGCAAGGGGGCCATGGGCTTTGGCGATACCATGTATGAGGACCGTTCGGACAAGTGCATGCAGGCCGTGGAAAAGGTCTTCAGTCCCGAGTTCCGCAACCGCCTGGACGGAGTGGTACCCTTTGCCAGCCTGACCCCTGATGTCATGGGGCTCATCGTGGACAAGTTCGTTGGTGAATTGAATGAACGCATGGCCGAACACAAGGTGACAATCCGTTTGACACCGGGCGCACGTTCCTGGCTCGCTGAACGAGGTTTCGATAACGCCTTTGGTGCACGTCCACTGTCTCGATTGATTCAGACCGAGGTGGAGGACCCCATGGCCGATGAATTGCTGTTTGGCGCTTTGGTGCGTGGTGGCGAGGTGGTGGCCGAGGCCCCCAGAAAGCGCCGCAAGAAGGGCGAGCCTGAAAAGCTGCGTTTCAAGTTTCCCAAGTCTGCAAGTGGCTCGAAGTAGCGTTAGGCGGCGTTGAATACTTGAAATTGACTAACCCCGGCGCGGGCGGTTCGCCGTCCGCGCCGTTTTTGGTGGAAGCTGTTTCATGAGTATCGATTTCATTCCACCCCACAACCTCTGGTTCCCCGATCCGAACGAAGCGGACGCGGACGGGTTGCTGGCCTTTGGTGGAGATCTCTCCGTACAGCGCTTGGTGGAATCCTACGCCCGGGGGATTTTCCCGTGGTACGGGCCGGGAGATCCCATTCTCTGGTGGTCGCCTGACCCACGCCTGGTGCTGGAACCTGAAGATCTGCACGTCTCGCGTTCCCTGCGTCGGGTGATCAACTCCAGGCGTTTCGAGATCAGTGTTGATACGGGATTTCGCTCAGTGATCTGCGAGTGCTCACGCGCACCACGCCGAGAAGGTCCCGGCACATGGCTGGTGCCGGAGATGATCTCGGCCTATGTGGATTTGCATCATTCGGGGTGGGCACACAGTGTGGAAGCACGTCTGGATGGACAGCTGGTCGGTGGCGTTTATGGTGTTGCCGTGGGCCGGGCCTTTTTTGGTGAATCCATGTTTTACCGCGAAGCGGATGCCTCCAAGGTGGCGTTTGTCTGGCTGGTACGGCTGTTGGAGCAGTGGGGTTATGGACTCATTGATTGCCAGCAGACGACGGCGCATCTGTTGCGCTTTGGAGCCAATGAAATCCC is part of the Desulfovibrio ferrophilus genome and harbors:
- a CDS encoding DUF190 domain-containing protein, coding for MQLPKNAERLRIYTGENDHYKGRPVHEAIVEQARKSGFAGATVLRGIAGFGANSRVHTSKILRLSEDLPIITEIVDEPSKIDDFLPLLDEMIGEGLVVREQVQVLVYRHNDGKKK
- a CDS encoding CheR family methyltransferase — protein: MTALESSSSTHAAGTNSLCPTRARSMSDKDFKRFAEFIHEECGIKLPPSKKTMLEARLQKRLRALGYGDYREYCEFLFTPEGMECELCNLIDQVTTNTTDFFREPKHFEYLYSTLLPKWMARQGAQRALNIWSAGCSIGAEPYTMACVLSDFKEKYSQFRFRILATDISNEVLGKAARGIYTQEQARGVPGNTLRKYFMRSKDRSKKLVRVAPEIRRQVEFRQLNFMESFKFREPKDIIFCRNVIIYFDKPTQAGLMKKFCANLKPGGYLFIGHSESLAGQSLPLEQVAPTIYRKS
- a CDS encoding protein-glutamate methylesterase/protein-glutamine glutaminase is translated as MGKKIKVLIVDDSAVVRNTMADLISSDPELEVMDTAADPFVAAKKMEIEVPDVITLDVEMPRMDGLTFLKKIMSQHPIPVVMCSTLTEKGSETLMRALEYGAVDIIQKPKLGTKQFLEESRIRITDAVKAAARVKVEKLRVRKKIKIQPKLSADAVIDGPAPKMNKLQTTEKVVAVGASTGGTEALRIFLEALPRNCPGVVIVQHMPEMFTAAFAQRLDSTCMIKVKEAADGDTVLPGQALIAPGNKHMLLKRSGARYYVELKDGPLVRRHRPSVDVLFRSSARYGGSNILGVIMTGMGDDGAVGMKEMKDAGAYNIAQDEASCVVYGMPGEAVKAGGVDKIMPLEAIAPEVVRLGAS
- a CDS encoding ATP-dependent Clp protease adaptor ClpS, coding for MADPFARPGEPGVYIEDEVREPRKYKVLLHNDDYTTMEFVVRVLTAVFSKSEVEAMDIMLKIHNEGIGVCGIFTAEVAETKVALVRQLAARDGFPLKCTMEEV
- a CDS encoding chemotaxis protein CheA, whose amino-acid sequence is MSQDDINRQAFLEEANELLAELETALLELEDTPEDSELVDRVFRAMHTIKGSGAMFGFDDVAHFTHDVETVFDMVRGGDVPVSKELLDLTLGARDHILELLEDDTGKAAGSPQSKAIIAGLRNLSGMGSGTDSVERPEVAQDDSGDSDSVVTYRVRFKPEQGVFSSGTNPLALIEELTEMGMHQVVAHIENIPPLSELDPEDCHVWWDVVLATDKGEDGIRDVFIFVEDDCELMIQTIDKLGALENDTSYKRLGEILVERGDLTQDDLKGVLGEQKRLGDLLTEAGVVSEEQIQSALAEQHAVQSMRKVKKEQTTASSIRVAADKLDYLVDLVGELVIVQAQITQVAGEKSDQEFIELAEELERLTDELRDSTLSVRMLPIGSTFSKFRRLVRDLSDELGKKIELTTSGAETELDKTVIERLNDPLVHLLRNSIDHGIEPPEIRDAAGKPTAGTIFLSAEHAGGEVLITIKDDGAGMDSNTILAKGVERGLVPKDADLSDKDIFNLIFAPGFSTANKVTSVSGRGVGMDVVKRGIDALRGSIDVDSKRGEGTVITVRLPLTLAIIDGLQIKVEDEHYVIPLSLVEECVELMQTEEERAREQQVLNLRGDIVPYIRLRDWFTVPGIAPEIEQVVVTGFDGSRIGIVVDNVIGEHQTVIKSLGRVYRDVDGISGATIKGDGSMALILDVPQIIRTASASRI
- the crcB gene encoding fluoride efflux transporter CrcB codes for the protein MQKLVLIALAGGAGALSRYGLAGLVQRWAGGSFPLGTFAVNMLGCLLFGLVWGILEERAAFGPQARVIVLTGFMGAFTTFSTFAFESVALMRAGQWIFAVVNITGQNLIGFAVLFAGLKLARLVP
- the aat gene encoding leucyl/phenylalanyl-tRNA--protein transferase — protein: MSIDFIPPHNLWFPDPNEADADGLLAFGGDLSVQRLVESYARGIFPWYGPGDPILWWSPDPRLVLEPEDLHVSRSLRRVINSRRFEISVDTGFRSVICECSRAPRREGPGTWLVPEMISAYVDLHHSGWAHSVEARLDGQLVGGVYGVAVGRAFFGESMFYREADASKVAFVWLVRLLEQWGYGLIDCQQTTAHLLRFGANEIPRRSFLSRIASLVTVPVLDGAWTIPAGFDPL
- a CDS encoding class IV adenylate cyclase, coding for MPMETELKYLGVNLDDVRHRLQALGADFQGKRFESNIVFDDEQRSLKGRGILVRLRDDGRRILTLKRPPAGPVPEGVKAWDEHETRIDDPGVIETLLGTLGYAPAFSYEKVREEWILEGCHICLDQMPFGDFLEIEGDPLAIPVAASALGVKSCEASTKNYHQLNREHREAVGLEPRESFVFDSDKKKALLAQLSKASESGQIPHRS
- the clpA gene encoding ATP-dependent Clp protease ATP-binding subunit ClpA, producing MLSKRLENVLSSAVKEVKRRNHEYLTLEHLLYAMLLEETGRDIMVNCGVNVIRLKHQLERFFIDHMEILPDDTPSEVVQTLGVQRVLQRAILQIQSASKDKVRVGDVLAALFEEEDSYAVYFLKSHGVTRLDVLDYISHGGGKPEDGGGWSMPGNQGPARDVGEPERPVREGDSMLEQFTVDLTETARKGEIDPLIGRDHEIQRAVQVLSRRRKNNPLFVGDPGVGKTALAEGLALRIVEGRVPEEFLETRIFALDMGSMLAGTKYRGDFEARMKGVIKELSAIPGSILFADEIHTIVGAGATTGGTMDASNILKPVLQSGKMRCIGSTTYEEFKNHFEKDRALSRRFQKIDVPEPSVDETFEILKGLSSYYEAHHGVHYTHGALRSAAELSARHVADRFLPDKAIDVIDEAGAAYKLKKRRRKGDDIRPQDIEAVIARMARIPVNRITTTDRERLRNLEPDLKTRVFGQDRAVEALSQSIKRARAGLRQQGKPTGSFLFVGPTGVGKTELARQLAASLGVNFVRFDMSEYMEKHAVSRLIGAPPGYVGFDQGGLLTDAIRKNPYTVLLMDEIEKAHPDVFNILLQVMDYATLTDNNGRKADFSHVILLMTSNVGAWEASGKGAMGFGDTMYEDRSDKCMQAVEKVFSPEFRNRLDGVVPFASLTPDVMGLIVDKFVGELNERMAEHKVTIRLTPGARSWLAERGFDNAFGARPLSRLIQTEVEDPMADELLFGALVRGGEVVAEAPRKRRKKGEPEKLRFKFPKSASGSK